The following nucleotide sequence is from Podospora bellae-mahoneyi strain CBS 112042 chromosome 1 map unlocalized CBS112042p_1, whole genome shotgun sequence.
CAAGCCATCTGGATAGAAAAGCTGCCAATGCTGCAAGACAAAAGTGGAACTTGGTAACTCGTGCTTGGGTGCACTTTGCCTTAATAGCTTTGGCGAATTTGGAATCGAGTTTCACCTCGAACGTGTGAGATCCAAAGGGCGGGTCTTGAGGGCCGCCAAGCTGCTTGCGGTGTCTTAACTTggcgaaggggaagagagggagcaCTGAAGGTGTGATCTGGTAGATCCCTTGCCAATATTTCAAGTCGCGCTCAAACTTGTCAGGGTCGGCACATAGTTGAAGTTGGCGTTCAGAAAGATCAATCGCCTGGACTGGCGATGGCAGGAGTGTCAGGGCTTGTGGATCCGAATACCCTAGTTGGAGCTCATACAAGAACTGAACAAGGCTTGCGCCGTCCATAATGAGGTGATGGTAGGCGACAATGATCCAACCTTCCGTCATCGTGTGTCGGACCACAATGGTACGCATAACCTCGCCATGCCCAACATCAAACTGATGGTTCTTGACGGCTGTGAGCTGTGTATTAAAGTCGTGTTGGCTCCCTTCCAAGACTTCCAAAGAAAGTCTGCCCGCACCATGAACGGCCTGCCGCCCGCTTGCTGAGTCAAAGAAGAACGAGCTTCGAAGAGCTTCATGTCTTGCAGTAACTGCCTTGATAGTTCTCTCCAGCCTCGCGAGGTCCAAACTACCAGTGAACTTGCCCGCAATGACACAGTTATGGGTGGACTTGTCTTGCAGAAAGTTGTCAAGGAAGAGCAGGCGATCTTGACCATGAGATGTAGAGCCAACACGAAAAATATCATGCTCAGAGACACTGTCATCGCCATGATTCGTACTCTCAGCTGGTGTGGCTGTTCCAGTGTTGCTCACTTCAGTTGAAGGAGCAAATGTTGGCTCAACCGGGGATGAGCCAATGTTCATGTGCCGTAATATCTCGGCACCCAGCTCTCGAACGGACGGGCTGTCCAGAATCTTGAGTGCAGGCAGATTGACACCAAGTTCTTTGGAGATCCATGTGCGAAGCTGAATAGCCACCAATGAGTCCAGTCCAAGTGACAAGAGCGGTGCGAGTGGATCGATCTTTTGCTCAAGTGGAATCTGAAGCGTGTGTTGCAACTTTCTTCCCATCGCTGATTCCAGCACAGCCAACGCAGTGCCAGAAGGGGCAGACGTAATACTTTCCATCAAGCTGACCTGCTCAACCGATGAATCCGCGTCAGTCCCTGCTTGCCCCTTTTGTGAAGCGACACTGCCTTCCACAAGAAAGTGCGACATGCGAGGAAGGTTGAACCAGCTTGGCCGGCGCGACTGATCTGGATCCGACAAATCCCAAAGCCCAAGGCCAGTAAGGAGATCAGCCTCCTTATCAAAGTTCCTGCCGCCCGCAAAGATTGCCTCGGCAAACATGACGTGCAAGTCAGCCTCAGACAAAGGCTGGGTGTTGTGTTTGCTGGCCAGCTCAACGGCCTCAAAGGCGTTGGATGACTTTGTCAGATACCCCACGTCAGACAAGACACCAATGTCAATGACACTGGCCGGAACACCGCgttttcttctttgctgCGCGAGGCCTGTCATAAACAGGTTTGCTGCGTTGTAGTTGGCCAACCCGGGAACACCAACCACACTGGATGCCGATGACAGGAAAACGAAGAAGTCCAAGTTGTCTGAGGAGCCAAAGGCAGCTTCGAGGTTGATTGAGCCCTGCACCTTGGGCCGGAGAACCGCGTTCAGATCTTCCAGCGTCAGGTTTTCGAACGCTCGGTCGCGAAGAATCATGGCACCATTGACCACGCCTCCAACCGGTGGCATTTCAGGCTCCATGTCGGATACTCCCGCAACGGCGTTTAGGACGCTGTTGCGGTTTGACAGATCCAGTGGTAATACCTGCAATTTGGCGCCCTTGTGAGCCAGCTTTTCAACTTCGGTGCATTCAACCGATGGGTTGCGGCTGGCTAAGATGAAGTACCGCGCCCCATGATCAGCCATCCAGTTGCAGAGTGAAAGGCCAACCGATCCTGTGAGACCAGCCAGGAAGTAGGTTTTATCGGAAGAGAGCAGGTATGAGCCTTGGAGAGGGCGAACGAACGATTGAACAGCTATTTCACTGGAGGAATGGATATTGGTCCAGTCGACAATAgtggttgggttggcggTGTGGGAACCAGCTGCCAATAGCTCGGCAGGTACCAGCCGCGATCCGAGTCTCGTTGACTCATCGTCCTCTGTACTTCTCAACTTGAGCTTTGCAATAGCATCACCGAACGACCCCATAGAAAAGGCAAGATCCACAACCCAGCCATTTTCTTGACGTGCAGGTACCTTAAATATCCTGGCAGACTTGTCGATCGCACTCCAGATCTGTTTTGAGATTGCACTGTTTTGATCTCCAAAGTTGACATAAACAGAAACGCCGTTCGTCGGCGTCACACGTTGCAGCCTTCGCCTTGTGGACTGGGAATGGATGAAGGTGTATCCATATGCATCCTCCAATTCTGGATTTGTAGTGCTGCAGAACAGGTCAACCTGTTGCCTTCTTGCCTCTTCCCAGATTTGTGAAACGAAATCCTCAGTTGCCTCGTGAACCCAGACGCAGTGCCCCGGAGTCGTGTGAGAGAGTATAGCCTTGATAAGAAGCTGCCTCACTACATCTGTTAGCAGGCCTGCTGCGTGACATGCCATATCATCGTCGAGAATTTTGGGGACAGCCATGTGCGAGTTGTCCACTTCGATGACAGAATTATTGAACCGTGACAATGCAAAAAACCATTGTCCACAGCTTTTTACACGGCCAAGACAAATGTAGACTGGCTCCGGCGACTCTTGAGTTCGAAAGGCGCAGAGTGTAGAGTACTCCACAGTAAGCAACACCTTTTCCTCTGGAATCTGGCCAGACAACAGCTCAGGTCGTTGATGCAGCGCAAATGATCCGCTGCCATCGAGTGCGGGCACCAGTGACAATGGCACACTCGGCGAGGACTGGTTCGTTTCAATCCCAATGGCCCTCCTTTCCGAGTTGAGCCGATCATTCCTCTCCTGACTCAGCTTGATCCTCGGCAGCatttccatcccatcttgaCCAACCCGAAACTCCGTCTCCTTACTCCACAGTACATCCTTTTGTTgaccctccccgcccccaaGAAACACCATTCGCATAAAAGCCGAAGCAACCCACTGTGCAAACGCCACCGAGTTGCTCCCAGCTTCCCACCCCGAATCAACAAACTGCAACGGCCGATCCGGAAACTCCAACATCACCGACCTCGCAATCCCCAGCACCATCTGCGCATGAGGTTGCCGCCCATCATACGCACCACTCGTCACCCACAAGACATGCGTCGCCTTGCAGAGAACATTCTGCAGGCCCAAGAAGATCTCGTTGCTGATTTCGCTCTTCGCAAACACAGGTTCCACCAGCTCCGTTAGGCAAATAACCGCTGTATCCTTTGGAAACCCGTCGCTGAAACTTTTCAACCCCTCTGAGCATACAGCAACAGTCTTCGCAGCTCCCGCAGTCAAAAGCGCTCTCCGAAGATGGTTCGCAACTTTTGTCACGGCCAAGTCAGCCCCGTTGCCAAGGATGAGGACCTCTTTCAGGGAACCCCTGAGCGTTGCCCCGCCAACGTCTGACCAAAGCGGCTCCCTCAAAAACAACACCCTTTCATCAACCGCTTGACTGACCATCACCGAATAGGTGTAATACTTGGGATcatcttccaaatccctcgcaacaacatcaacaccagagAACCCACTCTGCAGCAAGACATCATGCCATCTCGCCTCACTGATCAACGGCGAAAAAGGCCGTGCATCATCAGCGCCAAGCCACCAGCCTGAGAGGGTGCCAAAAATGAACTCGGTGTGTAACGCGTCACCGGCTGCGGTGTTCTCCAACAGGAGCAGGTAGCCCCCGGGACGGAGAAGCGTGCGGCAGTTCTTGAGCGTTTCGGTCAGCTTCGGTGTAGCGTGCAAAACGTTGGAAGCAACGATGACGTCGTAGGCACCCTCCTCGAAGCCTTGCTCCTTGACTGGATCGCGGCCAATATCCAGAGTGCGGAAAATCATGTTTCTTGAAGGATGACCTTCAACAAAACGCTCCTGGGCTTGTTCGAAGAAGCCGGAGGAGATGTCGGTGAAAGTATACGACGAAAACTTGTCTGAGATGCTCGATAGGATGGCATTGGTGGCGCTCCCTGTCCCGGCACCGATTTCGAGGAAGCGAAGGTGGGGATAGCGGTGGACAATTTGGGCGGCTGCTTTGGCGATTCGTCTGTTGGATTGCTTCAAGCCCAGACTACGCTGGTAATAATCTGTCAAGAGATTCtcttggagaaggagctgtAGGGAGTGCACGTGACCAGCAAGTATGTCGGGAAGTGCCTCACCAAGACGGATGATCGTGGTCAGATCCACTAGGCTTGGGTACTTCTCGGACCACTCTGTCATCATCCGCGGGTTATCTTCAGCCCAGTCTTTCGACACTCGTGGATGGTAACTAGCTTCGACACGAGCCAAGACGTGGTTGACTGCCCAATTCCAGTAGTCAATCAGATGCGGGTGTGCTTGAGACACAGACTCTAAGGGCACACCCTCTCGGAGTCGACGAAGATAAAAGTACGCCGCGCGGTTGACTATGTCTGTTGTAGTCTTGTATAACTCCATGTCATCATCGACGGCATCACTGTCAATCCCCGCCATGATATCTCGCATCCATGTGGTCTCTGAGAAGATTTTCCGGTCATCCTGGGCGTTGAACGAGCCGAATGGTGCACAGCAGAGACCTTCCATCTGAATCTCCGGATAATTATCCTCGGAGCCGAACACCTCCACGTCGCAGGAGATTTCATTCGAGGACACCTTCCGGATGAAGCAATCCGCAGATAGATAATCCTTGCTGTACTTTTTCTCCAACAAACGAGCTAGATCAACACGGACGAGATCAATGGACCGCGGGAGGTAGGTCTTTGGCAACATTCCGTTCTGGGCCGAAAGAGCAGCCAGGAGACCATGAGAAGCGACATCCAGAATTGCAGGGTGCAAAAGCATCTGATCCTCACACTCGACAGGTCGACCAAGTTTGACACAGGAATACCCTTTTGTTCGCTGGACCTCCTGGGCTAGGAAGTCGCCAGAGTATTGAAGTCCGGTCGAACGCAAGGATTTGTAAAAGAGATCTATGTCGACGGCATCTAGGTCGGTCAGTTGAAGCTCTCTCCGAGGCAATACAGCCTTTTCTGGGCCATGCTCGGATCTTGAGCGATCAATCGTGAGAACAACTCGGCAGGCGAAATTCCGGCGGGAGTCGTCAATGCCAACCTCGGCTTGGGCATTGGCAAGTGCGCTACTGCACGAGAACTCAGCCAAGATTTGGTCTTGTTGATTGCCAGTGTCATGAATATCTCCATCGACTCGCAAAGTTGAGAAGACCTCAGTAGCCGTAGAATCGTGATCTTCCAGAGTGATAGCACGGTGGATGCTGAGGtcctccaactccaccaGTACGATTGACTTTTTGTCACCAACCAACGTGATTCCGGCATCCAACGCCATGGACACATAGCCTTGAGCAGGGAGAAGTACCTGACCTTGAAACTTGTGGCCACTGAGCCActcaagctcatcaagcttCAGTATGTTACGCCAGCGTCTCTCTTTCGGGTCACTGTCTTCGAGACGGGTCCCCaagagaggatgaggacgcGTATTTCGGGTGCGGAAACTCTTCGACGCCCTGGATTCTCTCCAAAGGGGCTTGTCATGGTCCCAAGAATAATGGGGCAAATCCTTGCACACCTGGTAATTCTGTTTAGACCACTTCTCTGGTCCAAGACAAGCCTTGGTGAACCCCTCAAAGTCAACCACAGGCCTGGCGCTTTGAATTCCTTGGGGAGAACTTGAGCTGAATTGTGTCCATATAGATCCCAGCGTCTCCTGTATTGCTTCCAAATCGTCTGAACCCCTCTTTAGTGTCCCGACATGAGTCAATTGGACACCCATGCTGGTGATTGTGTCTTGAGTCGGTCGCTTCAGGGCAGGATGTGGTCCAACTTCTACAGCCATAATCCTGTCAGACGCCATTCCCTCGGTGGCCTTCTCCAGGGCTTGGGAGAATAGCACCGGGTTCACCATATTGTCGATCCAATATTGGGAGGACAGGGAACTGACGTCCACGGGAGACTCTGGATAAACGCTCGAATACCAGATTGTGCTGCTCGTTTTCGCTGTCGGCTTGATATCGCAACTGACCAAGAATCTCCGGTAATCAGGAACAAACTGCTTCATATGATGAGAATGATACGCAGTGTCGACGCGAAGACCTCTCGCAAAGATCCCCTGTTCATTCGACAGCATGTTCAGCGCCTCATCAACAGCATCAAGGTCACCAGACAGGGTGACACTGGTTGCTGAGTTGCAGGCAGCAACACAAAGTCTGCCAGCGAATTGCGGGCGACCACAAAACATCTTGGCATCGTCAACAGTCATGTCGGCAGCCAACATGCCACctttctttgccttctcgTTGATCCGGGAACAAGCCATGCCGCGGTAATAGGCGATGCGAATGGCTTCGGTAGCGGTCAGATAACCCGCAGCGTAGGCAGCAGCGATTTCTCCAGATGAATGACCGGCAACTCGTTCAAAAGTAATACCTGCACTTTGAAGGAGGTTGACAAGACCAATCTGTACTGCTGTGCAGAGTGGTTGTGAGATCGAGGCCTCTTGCAACCGACTCTTGTCTGATGCCGCCCTCAACTCGACTTCGAGCGACCATGAAGGAGGATTCTCCGGCACAGTGCCTAAAGCATGCTCCAACTTCTGTATAGTTTCTCGAAACAAGTGGCTCGATTCGAGCAAACCGGTTGACATGGTCGCCCACTGTGCTCCCTGTCCCGTGAAAACTCCTAAAATTGGGAGAGGCTGGCCGGTGACGACAATAGATTTGCTCCGCGGAAGGTCAAGAGACTTGGAACCCTTCGTGGACTGCAGCCAGGCACCAACTTGTTGCGTCAGGGTGACTTGCGTTCGGCCGGAGAAGGCCAGCTTGAAAGGCAGTTCTGACCGTCTATTCTGCAGGGTCCATAACAGGTGGCCGAGGTCACCGTGGTGTTGTCCAAGGCCATCTTTCAGGACTGGCAGGAGCCTTGCTGCTGTTTCCATGAGAGACTGAGGTGAGTTCGCGGAGAGAAGCAGAGGACCGCATGCCTCGCCATTTACATTCTCCTTTTCCCAGCTCTCAACAATGACATGACAATTGGTACCTCCAAAGCCAAAACTATTGATACTGGCACGGCGCGGAACACCCGGTGGAAGATCTGGCCATTTTTGCGGTGTGGTGGGTATTTCCAAGTGTTGAAAGAACGGTTCAACTGCAGGAGAAAGATGACTGAAATGGAGGTTTGGTGGAATGATCCCATGTTGCATGGACAGAGATGCTTTCAGTAACCCAGCAAGCCCAGCTGTGCCTTCAGTATGACCAACAACAGTCTTGATAGAGCCCACAAGCAGTTTACCAGTGGCTGTCGAGTCATCCGGGAAGAAAGCAGTCTGGACTGCACGAGCTTCAATGGGGTCTCCAGCCGGCGTGCCCGTACCATGGGCTTCAAAGTACTGGCACCGATCCTGAGGGGAAAGAACATTCAAACCACACGCAGCGTAGGTGGATCGGATAAGATCGGCCTGTGAGGTAGCACTGGGCATAGTAATACCGGTGGTTCGGCCGTCTTGATTGACACCGGTTTGCCGTATAATGCATTCGATATGATCCCCGTCTCTGAGTGCTGCAGACAGGGGTTTCAACAGGACAGCTGCAACCCCATCTCCTCTTGCATATCCGTCGGCATTCGCATCCCACATTGCGCAACGTCCGTTGGGAGATAGCATGCCGAGCTaaatatcaccaccatcagcatgATATCCACACGAGGAGGTAGTGTCTGGACTTACATTGGACTCAAAGATGAATTGCTCGGGCCCAAGCAGCAAATTCACGCCTGCCGCAACGGCAATTTTGGACTCGCCAACGCGCAACGCTTGAACGGCGAGATGCAATGCAACAAGGCTGGAAGAGCAGGCTGTATCGATGGTGACGGATGGCCCGTTCCAGTCAAAGAAGTATGAGACACGATTAGACATGATGCTCCTGGCCGTTCCAGTGGCTGTGTACTGAGGAGCACTGTCGACATTGCGGAGAACAACATCGTAGTAGTCGCCGTTTAGTTGACCAACGTAAACACCAGTCGAAGACCCTTTCAGTTGTGATATTGGATATCCAGCAGCTTCGAGAGATTCGTACACGACCTCGAGTAGGATCCGCTGCTGCGGGTCCATGGACTCAGCTTCTTCCCTGCGTATACCGAAGAAGCCATTGTCAAACAGCCGGGAATCTTCTTCGAGAAAATATGCCTTTTGTGTATTCGTAGTCTACAGAGCAAGGTTAGAGACCACATAGAGTTTGTACCACATCATAGGACTTACGCCATGATGCCGCGAATCCTGATGATAAAATCCAGAGAGATTGAACCTTGATTCTGGAATCTGGGCTGAGATGTCACGGGGGTTGGACAAGAGATCCCACAGTcgtgaaggggaggaagcaCCACCAGGGAATCGGCAACCCGATCCAATAATGGCAATGGGCTCAGGAATTTGTGAAGCCATACTGAACACAGGCATAGGCCACTAGGTGTGCATGTAGGTAGGTCGTTCTGTCCTGCTCGATAGCCTCGGAAGCTTTGATCACTCCGTGGATTCTGGCTGATGGTGGACGGCCTAAGAACGCGTGCAACATTATGTTCCTCGTAGATGTATACTGATGCTTGCATCTGGAATTCATCAGTCACTCAGTGTGAGTGCCTAGCCACCTAGGCAAAATTCCTGTTCGGGAAGGAGATGCCGCCTTTCGTGACATCGTGTCAGAACCTCAACGGCGAGTTCGCCTCAGTGGTGCAGAAACGAAAGTGATGACAGGCATCTCTGTCATCCATGGTAACTAGGGCTGAGGTGTATGGGTCTACTGTATACATCGAGTACCGCTCGATGGCATGCCGCAGTCCCGTCGCTCCTTCGGGACTTTGGTAACCTAGGCATTTCTGCCGTTGGATCTCGAGCATTTAAGAGGCGTTGGCTTGGTTGTTGAGTGGATTAGAAGCCCCCAGGCTCCCAAACCACACCACCTTTGAGAAAATCACCAATAGCGGAAACCCGTGCATAATGAAAAGTTTGGCACCCCAATTCACCGAATTCTTTCGCTTTGAGCTACTTCGGATTCTCGGAACGGCACCCTTCCACGGCTGCGACGTAAGCGAGTGGGGAGAGGCGACGGAGTCAATCAAGCAAGATGACCCGGAAAGCTGGTATGGAGCGTGGACGCAGGCAGCAGAGAGAGTCGAAGTAATGGCGGAGGAAGCCATGAAGAACGGTGATCATCATGGGGCAAGATGGGCATTCCTGCGGGCGTGCAACTACCGGCGAGCCAGCGAGTTCATGTTGCATGTGCAACCCAGCGATCCCCGACTCCTC
It contains:
- a CDS encoding putative Hybrid PKS-NRPS biosynthetic cluster (antiSMASH:Cluster_2; EggNog:ENOG503NWH8; COG:I; SMCOG1022:Beta-ketoacyl synthase), whose amino-acid sequence is MPVFSMASQIPEPIAIIGSGCRFPGGASSPSRLWDLLSNPRDISAQIPESRFNLSGFYHQDSRHHGTTNTQKAYFLEEDSRLFDNGFFGIRREEAESMDPQQRILLEVVYESLEAAGYPISQLKGSSTGVYVGQLNGDYYDVVLRNVDSAPQYTATGTARSIMSNRVSYFFDWNGPSVTIDTACSSSLVALHLAVQALRVGESKIAVAAGVNLLLGPEQFIFESNLGMLSPNGRCAMWDANADGYARGDGVAAVLLKPLSAALRDGDHIECIIRQTGVNQDGRTTGITMPSATSQADLIRSTYAACGLNVLSPQDRCQYFEAHGTGTPAGDPIEARAVQTAFFPDDSTATGKLLVGSIKTVVGHTEGTAGLAGLLKASLSMQHGIIPPNLHFSHLSPAVEPFFQHLEIPTTPQKWPDLPPGVPRRASINSFGFGGTNCHVIVESWEKENVNGEACGPLLLSANSPQSLMETAARLLPVLKDGLGQHHGDLGHLLWTLQNRRSELPFKLAFSGRTQVTLTQQVGAWLQSTKGSKSLDLPRSKSIVVTGQPLPILGVFTGQGAQWATMSTGLLESSHLFRETIQKLEHALGTVPENPPSWSLEVELRAASDKSRLQEASISQPLCTAVQIGLVNLLQSAGITFERVAGHSSGEIAAAYAAGYLTATEAIRIAYYRGMACSRINEKAKKGGMLAADMTVDDAKMFCGRPQFAGRLCVAACNSATSVTLSGDLDAVDEALNMLSNEQGIFARGLRVDTAYHSHHMKQFVPDYRRFLVSCDIKPTAKTSSTIWYSSVYPESPVDVSSLSSQYWIDNMVNPVLFSQALEKATEGMASDRIMAVEVGPHPALKRPTQDTITSMGVQLTHVGTLKRGSDDLEAIQETLGSIWTQFSSSSPQGIQSARPVVDFEGFTKACLGPEKWSKQNYQVCKDLPHYSWDHDKPLWRESRASKSFRTRNTRPHPLLGTRLEDSDPKERRWRNILKLDELEWLSGHKFQGQVLLPAQGYVSMALDAGITLVGDKKSIVLVELEDLSIHRAITLEDHDSTATEVFSTLRVDGDIHDTGNQQDQILAEFSCSSALANAQAEVGIDDSRRNFACRVVLTIDRSRSEHGPEKAVLPRRELQLTDLDAVDIDLFYKSLRSTGLQYSGDFLAQEVQRTKGYSCVKLGRPVECEDQMLLHPAILDVASHGLLAALSAQNGMLPKTYLPRSIDLVRVDLARLLEKKYSKDYLSADCFIRKVSSNEISCDVEVFGSEDNYPEIQMEGLCCAPFGSFNAQDDRKIFSETTWMRDIMAGIDSDAVDDDMELYKTTTDIVNRAAYFYLRRLREGVPLESVSQAHPHLIDYWNWAVNHVLARVEASYHPRVSKDWAEDNPRMMTEWSEKYPSLVDLTTIIRLGEALPDILAGHVHSLQLLLQENLLTDYYQRSLGLKQSNRRIAKAAAQIVHRYPHLRFLEIGAGTGSATNAILSSISDKFSSYTFTDISSGFFEQAQERFVEGHPSRNMIFRTLDIGRDPVKEQGFEEGAYDVIVASNVLHATPKLTETLKNCRTLLRPGGYLLLLENTAAGDALHTEFIFGTLSGWWLGADDARPFSPLISEARWHDVLLQSGFSGVDVVARDLEDDPKYYTYSVMVSQAVDERVLFLREPLWSDVGGATLRGSLKEVLILGNGADLAVTKVANHLRRALLTAGAAKTVAVCSEGLKSFSDGFPKDTAVICLTELVEPVFAKSEISNEIFLGLQNVLCKATHVLWVTSGAYDGRQPHAQMVLGIARSVMLEFPDRPLQFVDSGWEAGSNSVAFAQWVASAFMRMVFLGGGEGQQKDVLWSKETEFRVGQDGMEMLPRIKLSQERNDRLNSERRAIGIETNQSSPSVPLSLVPALDGSGSFALHQRPELLSGQIPEEKVLLTVEYSTLCAFRTQESPEPVYICLGRVKSCGQWFFALSRFNNSVIEVDNSHMAVPKILDDDMACHAAGLLTDVVRQLLIKAILSHTTPGHCVWVHEATEDFVSQIWEEARRQQVDLFCSTTNPELEDAYGYTFIHSQSTRRRLQRVTPTNGVSVYVNFGDQNSAISKQIWSAIDKSARIFKVPARQENGWVVDLAFSMGSFGDAIAKLKLRSTEDDESTRLGSRLVPAELLAAGSHTANPTTIVDWTNIHSSSEIAVQSFVRPLQGSYLLSSDKTYFLAGLTGSVGLSLCNWMADHGARYFILASRNPSVECTEVEKLAHKGAKLQVLPLDLSNRNSVLNAVAGVSDMEPEMPPVGGVVNGAMILRDRAFENLTLEDLNAVLRPKVQGSINLEAAFGSSDNLDFFVFLSSASSVVGVPGLANYNAANLFMTGLAQQRRKRGVPASVIDIGVLSDVGYLTKSSNAFEAVELASKHNTQPLSEADLHVMFAEAIFAGGRNFDKEADLLTGLGLWDLSDPDQSRRPSWFNLPRMSHFLVEGSVASQKGQAGTDADSSVEQVSLMESITSAPSGTALAVLESAMGRKLQHTLQIPLEQKIDPLAPLLSLGLDSLVAIQLRTWISKELGVNLPALKILDSPSVRELGAEILRHMNIGSSPVEPTFAPSTEVSNTGTATPAESTNHGDDSVSEHDIFRVGSTSHGQDRLLFLDNFLQDKSTHNCVIAGKFTGSLDLARLERTIKAVTARHEALRSSFFFDSASGRQAVHGAGRLSLEVLEGSQHDFNTQLTAVKNHQFDVGHGEVMRTIVVRHTMTEGWIIVAYHHLIMDGASLVQFLYELQLGYSDPQALTLLPSPVQAIDLSERQLQLCADPDKFERDLKYWQGIYQITPSVLPLFPFAKLRHRKQLGGPQDPPFGSHTFEVKLDSKFAKAIKAKCTQARVTKFHFCLAALAAFLSRWLDVSDLVIGVMDSNRPEGDEFQHTIGYFLNSLALRFSLSPNASFDDLLLSTKEAMLSALEHSTLPFDALVTKLYIPRSGDRHPLFQVAINYRLGHGSSRSNWGGGCEVEWTDMIVARNPFDLHLDVTDIGDGGVWIGFGVQKYLYSEFDAEVLGRSFVTLLEGLVYRMDGAVSPALQELRLADEECARRGVMAGTGPDMAINEDVTVIHRVFRMAAKYPENIAIKDKTASITYQQLIVRVGVIRTALAQQVVGKGRTVAVYATGMGDILCAMLAIMAAGCVYVPLERRNSLERLALMLEDCEPHILLCKGEEDLATLQDFIGSSVPIVDIDSVKANNHNHDQDELPLNIASDSPACIIFTSGSTGRPKGVIMSHTNILNQVLAVKSLHDIKRETVLQQSSLGFDCSLEQIFGGLAHGGTVVMVPDSVRGDPASIAKIMAHEGVTYTVGVPSEYAALIRFGGEGLRKCTSWKLAVSGGEKLTRNHLDAFAFLGLTDLRLVNAYGPAEGTVSCTRTFVDYRRKDRDEDPDVGTAIPNYTVVIVNDKLEPVPEGFPGEIFIGGVGVAAGGYVTRPDEPVARFIIDPPFALKFSMRDTRFYRTGDLGRFLPDGSLQCLGRIEGDAQVQIRGVRVELDEVAAVIVKTAGAENVSQAAVSLREGDLLVAFVVLNKNDKDFDLQDMIARLPLPPYMCPSFAVPIEKLPLTPNGKLDRRALDTLPLPEIGDDGETGVAESLTETESRIREIWLEVLPTAHAPVTGKEADFFRVGGNSLLLIQLQASLKRKFGLENTTSLPSLFRASSLGAMASLVQTATTGLKDPARDVVTVVDWDKEISLLVEGFLEEDLPLETAAAEERVSEGHGLEVILTGATGFLGQHLLEHLISSDQVKTVHCVAVRSGTDSSSGRIHRHPKVKEYPGDLTSPLLGLSIHLFQTLASRADVMIHNGADTSFLKTYDSLKPANVLSTRTLARFAVLAGQLQAGKKVPVHFISTASVAAFAQKQHGGKSLSPGSLARFPPCESDAAVKEGYAASKWIGEVMLERLAGKGVTVVIHRPVSLYTAEDGKGEAVKVAPDVVGTLLRFSSKMGAVPHIPGLEVEGNVDMAEVGRVAGDVVAAALAVDQAGKSKVSYVHHVGGDDEEKIEGTAEGLAGYLARRTGRKIEVWTMGRWLEEARVRGLGDVIAGYFEEGWGEGRRTLVLPCLVTE